A part of Podarcis muralis chromosome 15, rPodMur119.hap1.1, whole genome shotgun sequence genomic DNA contains:
- the PSPH gene encoding phosphoserine phosphatase, producing MAQHRVQCADIQNDLIFLSHNRKPVKRMSSLMELKEVFQNADAVCFDVDSTVIKEEGIDELAKFCGVGDAVAEMTRRAMGGTVTFKAALTARLGLIRPSYEQVQKLISEHPPQLTPGIRELVNRLHQRGVQVFLISGGFQSIVEHVALQLNIPTANVFANRLKFYFNGEYAGFDETQPTAESGGKGQVISYLKEQFQFKKVVMIGDGATDMEACPPADCFIGFGGNVVRKQVKEKAKWYITHFDELLKELEER from the exons ATGGCTCAACACAGGGTTCAGTGTGCCGATATCCAGAACGACCTcatcttcctctcccacaacaggaAACCCGTCAAAAGGATGTCCTCTCTTATGGAGCTGAAGGAAGTCTTCCAAAATGCTGATGCCGTCTGCTTTGATGTGGACAGCACGGTCATCAAAGAGGAAGGCATCGACGAGCTGGCGAAATTCTGCGGCGTTGGAGACGCAGTGGCCGAAAT GACTCGAAGAGCGATGGGTGGCACTGTAACGTTCAAGGCTGCTTTGACTGCCCGGCTAGGCCTCATCCGCCCCTCCTATGAACAAGTGCAGAAATTGATATCGGAGCATCCGCCCCAGTTAACACCGGGAATAAG GGAACTAGTCAACCGGCTCCACCAGCGAGGTGTCCAGGTCTTCTTAATCTCCGGGGGGTTTCAGAGCATCGTGGAACACGTGGCTTTGCAGCTCAACATCCCAACAGCAAACGTCTTTGCCAACAGATTGAAGTTCTACTTCAATG GAGAATACGCCGGTTTTGATGAGACGCAGCCAACTGCTGAGTCGGGTGGCAAAGGACAAGTCATTAGTTACCTGAAGgagcagtttcagtttaagaaggTGGTGATGATTGGAGACGGAGCAACAGATATGGAAGCCTGCCCACCTGCA GACTGTTTCATTGGCTTTGGAGGCAATGTTGTGCGGAAACAGGTCAAGGAGAAAGCCAAGTGGTACATCACCCATTTTGACGAACTGCTGAAAGAACTAGAGGAACGATAA